Proteins from one Mycteria americana isolate JAX WOST 10 ecotype Jacksonville Zoo and Gardens chromosome 1, USCA_MyAme_1.0, whole genome shotgun sequence genomic window:
- the GPR12 gene encoding G-protein coupled receptor 12 gives MNEDLKVNLSWLPQDHVEASSTENASAAGSSLVPVVDPEPELLVNPWDIVLCTSGTLISCENAVVVLIIFHNPSLRAPMFLLIGSLALADLLAGIGLIINFVFAYLLQSEATKLVTIGLIVASFSASVGSLLAITVDRYLSLYYALTYNSERTVTFTYVMLILLWGASICIGLLPVMGWNCLRDESTCSVIRPLTKNNAAVLSVSFLLMFALMLQLYIQICKIVMRHAHQIALQHHFLATSHYVTTRKGVSTLAIILGTFAACWMPFTLYSLIADYTYPSIYTYATLLPATYNSIINPVIYAFRNQEIQKALWLICCGCIPSNLSQRARSPSDV, from the coding sequence ATGAATGAAGATCTGAAGGTTAATTTGAGCTGGCTGCCTCAGGATCATGTAGAAGCCAGCTCTACCGAGAATGCCTCAGCCGCAGGCTCCTCCCTGGTTCCTGTCGTAGACCCAGAGCCAGAGCTTTTGGTAAACCCTTGGGACATTGTCTTGTGTACTTCAGGGACCCTTATCTCCTGCGAAAATGCCGTTGTGGTTCTTATCATTTTCCATAATCCCAGTCTTCGTGCCCCCATGTTCCTCCTGATAGGCAGCCTGGCGCTGGCAGATCTCTTAGCGGGCATTGGATTGATCATCAATTTCGTTTTTGCATACCTTCTGCAATCAGAAGCTACGAAACTGGTTACGATTGGACTGATTGTTGCCTCTTTCTCAGCATCTGTCGGCAGCTTGCTGGCTATTACTGTTGATCGTTACCTCTCCCTGTATTACGCTTTGACTTACAATTCAGAGAGGACTGTCACTTTTACCTATGTCATGCTTATATTGCTCTGGGGAGCATCTATCTGTATTGGACTGCTGCCTGTAATGGGCTGGAACTGCCTCAGAGATGAATCCACCTGCAGTGTTATCAGACCACTCACTAAAAATAATGCAGCTGTCCTTTCGGTCTCTTTCTTGCTTATGTTTGCCCTCATGCTGCAGCTCTACATTCAAATCTGTAAAATCGTGATGCGCCATGCCCATCAGATTGCCTTGCAACACCATTTCCTGGCCACTTCCCACTATGTGACCACCCGAAAAGGAGTGTCTACTTTGGCCATTATTTTGGGgacttttgctgcttgctggatGCCTTTTACGCTCTATTCTTTAATAGCAGATTACACCTATCCTTCTATATACACCTATGCCACCCTCCTGCCAGCTACCTACAATTCCATCATCAATCCTGTAATATATGCTTTTAGAAACCAGGAGATACAGAAAGCACTTTGGCTCATCTGTTGTGGCTGTATTCCTTCTAACCTGTCTCAGAGAGCAAGATCACCCAGTGATGTCTGA